From one Parambassis ranga chromosome 5, fParRan2.1, whole genome shotgun sequence genomic stretch:
- the LOC114435846 gene encoding cysteine and histidine-rich domain-containing protein 1, with translation MTLLCYNKGCGQTFDTDTNNDESCLFHPGVPIFHDALKGWSCCKKRTTDFSEFLSIKGCTRGPHSNVKPLEPLRPEVSSDKGLITHSSDPEIIYQGPKSAEKLQRERPRSDEPLVKLPHKVSASLAQVLEKLDISKREEEEKKESQTVVPGTRCKNSGCKTVYQGPETDTEVCTHHPGGPVFHEGYKYWSCCCIKTTDFNAFLDQKGCSSGKHRWTPKQDKKKVACRHDWHQTGNNVVVTIYAKNANPEVTSIQANRTVLLCQIQFENNKIFKREFHLWGVINVKQSSVNMVPSKVEITLRKADQVSWGKLEDPNYKPEPEPVENPFNETAESYQPNWDIEDDDISDSDDDWQYDTPENRKQKKKEKEEEKKKDEEVQKQKRKEVEEEMKRAMEERRKAEEERKKLEEQRRQEEQEGFEDMPDLESD, from the exons ATGACTCTGCTGTGCTACAACAAAGGCTGCGGGCAGACGTTTGACACCGACACCAACAACGACG AGTCCTGTCTCTTCCACCCTGGAGTCCCCATCTTCCACGATGCTCTGAAG GGTTGGTCCTGCTGTAAGAAGAGGACAACGGACTTCTCTGAGTTTCTCTCCATTAAG ggctgcACACGTGGGCCCCACAGCAACGTGAAGCCACTGGAGCCTCTGAGGCCAGAGGTGTCATCAGACAAAGGcctgatcacacacagcagtgacccAGAGATCATCTACCAGGGCCCCAAGTCTGCAGAGAAGCTCCAGAGAGAGAGGCCCAG gtcagaCGAGCCCTTGGTGAAGCTGCCTCACAAAGTGTCGGCGTCGCTGGCTCAGGTGCTGGAGAAGCTGGACATCagcaagagagaggaggaggagaagaaag aGAGTCAGACGGTCGTGCCCGGAACACGATGCAAAAATTCAGGATGCAAAACA gtctATCAGGGCCCAGAGACCGACACGGAGGTCTGCACCCATCACCCGGGGGGGCCGGTCTTTCATGAAGG GTACAAatactggagctgctgctgcataaAGACCACCGACTTCAACGCCTTCCTGGACCAGAAGGGCTGCAGCAGCGGTAAGCACCGCTGGACCCCCAAGCAG GACAAGAAGAAGGTTGCGTGTCGACACGACTGGCACCAGACTGGAAATAATGTTGTTGTAACAATCTACGCCAAAAACGCCAACCCGGAGGTGACCAGCATACAGGCCAACAGGACGGTG CTTTTGTGTCAAATCCAGTTTGAGAACAATAAAATTTTCAAGAGAGAGTTTCACCTCTGGGGG GTGATCAATGTGAAACAGAGCTCTGTCAACATGGTCCCATCCAAAGTGGAGATCACCCTCCGGAAGGCCGACCAGGTGTCCTGGGGCAAACTGGAGGACCCCAACTACAAACCAGAGCCGGAACCTGTAGAGAACCCGTTCAACGAGACCGCAGAGTCATACCAGCCCAACTGGGACATCGAAGATGACGACATCAGCGACTCGGATGATGACTGGCAGTACGACACGCCGGAGAAcaggaagcagaagaagaaggagaaggaggaggagaagaagaaagatgaggaggtgcagaaacagaagaggaaggaggtggaggaggagatgaaaagagcgatggaggagaggaggaaggcagaggaggagaggaagaagctggaggagcagaggaggcaggaggagcaggagggttTCGAGGACATGCCGGACCTCGAGTCCGACTGA